The following are encoded in a window of Flavobacterium cupriresistens genomic DNA:
- a CDS encoding MauE/DoxX family redox-associated membrane protein produces MKLNVKIKSVILDAICLLYILLFVYAAVSKLLDYENFQVQLGQSPLLSAFASWISWIVPLSELLIVVLLVVKRFRNWGLLASVSMMTMFTAYIFIVLHYSSFVPCSCGGILEKMSWDVHLIFNVVFVLLGLLALLLEHHIRIENESFTKPVVGIKTTIISVALSIIAVVVLFLSSEHIMQHENPFIRRYPQHPIMLQKTVNLKFNSYYFAGSRDNQVYLGNYTDPLHIIAFDSALQVKQTFKISFNSKDIPFKRIKILVRGSYFYLMDGTVPCIFWGRTNNWKVIGEIKDLHYFTIAEPVDSASVLFRSNNGKNAAHILSTFKSERLPKISYNDTLLQTQIDGVFDTDGMLVYNEKSKRMIYLYYYRNEFIVADENLKLLYRGHTIDTISHAQIKVAYLKNNTERRMATPPMTVNANLAVNSNLLFINSKIQGRFEDMKLWKQAAIIDVYDLKKKAYLLSFAIYNVEDKKLQSFIVTDTHLYALMSDELAVYKLRDILKKEIKMLQ; encoded by the coding sequence ATGAAACTGAATGTAAAGATTAAGAGTGTAATTCTGGACGCAATATGTCTACTGTATATACTTCTATTTGTGTATGCAGCAGTTAGCAAATTACTTGACTATGAGAACTTCCAAGTGCAACTTGGACAATCTCCACTTTTAAGCGCTTTTGCTTCCTGGATTTCATGGATAGTACCACTGAGTGAATTATTGATTGTTGTTCTACTGGTTGTTAAAAGATTTCGAAACTGGGGACTACTTGCTTCAGTAAGTATGATGACCATGTTTACGGCATATATTTTTATTGTACTGCATTACAGTTCTTTTGTCCCTTGTTCTTGTGGTGGTATATTGGAGAAAATGAGCTGGGATGTACATCTGATTTTCAATGTTGTTTTTGTGCTGTTAGGATTGTTGGCTCTTCTGTTGGAACATCATATACGTATAGAAAATGAATCCTTTACAAAACCGGTTGTAGGGATAAAAACAACCATAATTTCAGTTGCACTTAGTATCATAGCAGTTGTTGTTTTGTTTTTATCATCGGAACATATTATGCAACATGAAAATCCATTTATCAGAAGGTATCCACAGCATCCTATTATGCTGCAAAAAACAGTAAATCTGAAATTCAATTCGTATTATTTTGCCGGAAGCAGAGATAATCAGGTATATCTTGGGAACTACACAGATCCACTGCATATTATTGCATTTGATTCTGCCTTACAGGTTAAACAAACATTTAAAATCTCTTTTAACTCAAAAGATATACCCTTTAAAAGGATTAAAATTTTAGTTAGAGGATCTTACTTTTATTTGATGGATGGAACGGTTCCCTGCATTTTTTGGGGAAGGACCAATAATTGGAAAGTGATCGGCGAAATAAAAGATCTCCATTATTTTACAATCGCTGAGCCTGTGGATAGTGCTTCGGTACTATTCAGGTCTAATAATGGTAAGAATGCTGCTCATATTTTAAGCACTTTTAAATCCGAAAGGTTACCAAAAATTAGCTATAACGATACACTTTTGCAGACACAGATCGACGGCGTATTCGATACTGATGGTATGCTTGTCTACAATGAGAAAAGCAAACGAATGATTTATCTCTATTATTACAGAAATGAATTTATTGTTGCAGATGAAAATTTAAAGTTATTATACCGGGGTCATACTATAGATACCATATCACATGCTCAGATTAAGGTAGCGTATCTCAAAAATAATACAGAGAGAAGAATGGCAACACCACCTATGACCGTAAATGCAAATCTTGCTGTAAATTCAAATCTACTTTTTATAAACTCCAAAATTCAAGGACGTTTTGAAGACATGAAATTATGGAAACAGGCTGCGATAATTGATGTATATGACCTGAAGAAAAAAGCTTATTTACTGAGTTTTGCAATCTACAATGTTGAGGATAAAAAACTGCAATCCTTTATCGTTACTGATACTCATTTGTATGCTTTGATGAGTGATGAGCTGGCTGTTTATAAGCTTAGAGATATACTAAAAAAAGAAATAAAAATGCTGCAATGA
- the mobC gene encoding conjugal transfer protein MobC, with the protein MQTGENEQALRKILDMTRLISIIILVIHFYYYCYAAFRTWHLVSGFSDKIMGNIYQTGLFSNFHKSKLFALGFLIISLIGAKGRKDEKLNYKTAFAYIITGILIYFISYLSIYLKIELMLAAIAYMTITSSGFLLMLSGGTLLSRIIKNRLNSKDIFNTENETFPQEERFLENEYSINLPARYHLKDKIRDSWINIINPFRGLLVSGTPGSGKSYFVIRHVITQHIRKKFTMFVYDFKFDDLTKIVYNTWLKYKHLYPKLPQFYVINFDDLTRTNRCNPLEPSGMSDITDASESARTILLGLNREWIKRQGDFFVESPINFLSAIIWYLRKYKDGEFCTLPHVIELMQEDYDSLFTLLRTEKEIEVLINPFVNAYLNNVMDQLEGQIASAKIAMARLSSPQLYYVLSGSDFTLDINNPDEPKIVCMGNNPQKIQIYGAVLSLYVNRLVKQVNQKNKHKSSLIFDEFPTIYLNNMDSLIATARSNKVATCLGIQDFSQLRKDYGREQADVIMNIVGNIVSGQVTGDTAKQLSERFGKIMQDRESLSINSGDTSISRSKQLESAVPPSKISGLSSGEFVGMVADDPDCKIELKTFHCEIINDHEALKKEQDGYVDIPIIRKVDNAMVQRNYLQIKKDIKDIIYAEKERLLNDIELSHLVIKK; encoded by the coding sequence ATGCAGACAGGAGAAAACGAACAGGCACTGAGAAAGATCTTGGATATGACAAGACTTATCAGCATCATTATTTTAGTAATCCATTTTTATTATTACTGCTATGCTGCCTTTCGGACCTGGCATTTGGTCAGCGGGTTTAGTGATAAGATTATGGGCAATATTTACCAGACAGGACTTTTCAGTAATTTTCATAAGTCCAAACTCTTTGCGTTGGGATTTTTAATAATCTCACTAATTGGAGCCAAAGGGCGAAAAGATGAAAAACTGAATTACAAAACAGCTTTTGCTTATATAATTACAGGCATTCTGATTTACTTTATAAGTTATCTTTCAATATACCTGAAAATAGAATTAATGCTCGCTGCAATTGCCTACATGACTATTACTTCCAGTGGCTTTCTTCTGATGCTTTCCGGCGGTACATTATTATCCAGAATTATAAAAAACAGGCTCAACAGCAAGGATATTTTTAATACTGAAAATGAAACTTTCCCCCAGGAAGAAAGGTTCCTGGAAAATGAGTATTCTATTAACCTGCCGGCCCGATACCATTTAAAGGATAAAATAAGGGACAGCTGGATAAACATTATTAATCCTTTTCGGGGACTCTTGGTTTCTGGTACGCCGGGATCCGGGAAATCTTATTTCGTCATACGCCATGTCATTACCCAGCACATCCGTAAAAAGTTTACCATGTTCGTCTATGATTTCAAGTTTGATGACCTGACCAAAATTGTCTATAATACCTGGCTTAAATACAAGCACCTCTATCCTAAATTACCTCAGTTTTATGTCATTAATTTTGACGATCTGACCCGAACCAACAGATGTAACCCTTTAGAGCCATCTGGCATGAGTGACATTACGGATGCTTCAGAATCAGCGCGTACTATTTTGCTCGGACTCAACCGGGAATGGATAAAAAGACAAGGAGATTTTTTTGTAGAATCACCAATTAATTTTCTTTCCGCCATAATATGGTATTTACGAAAATACAAAGACGGCGAATTCTGTACGCTTCCCCATGTAATTGAACTCATGCAGGAAGATTATGATAGTCTCTTTACACTGCTCAGAACCGAAAAAGAAATCGAAGTGCTCATTAATCCCTTTGTGAATGCCTACCTAAATAATGTTATGGACCAATTAGAGGGGCAAATTGCTTCTGCAAAAATTGCCATGGCACGGCTTTCCTCTCCACAATTATATTATGTTTTATCCGGCAGCGATTTCACGTTGGACATCAATAATCCGGATGAACCTAAGATTGTATGCATGGGTAATAATCCGCAGAAAATACAAATATATGGAGCCGTATTATCTCTCTATGTAAACCGATTGGTAAAGCAGGTGAACCAAAAAAACAAACATAAAAGCAGTCTGATATTCGATGAATTTCCAACTATTTACCTCAACAATATGGACAGCTTAATTGCTACAGCCCGGAGCAATAAAGTAGCAACTTGTTTGGGTATTCAAGATTTTAGCCAGCTGCGTAAAGATTATGGACGAGAACAGGCGGATGTGATTATGAATATTGTTGGAAACATAGTAAGCGGACAAGTTACAGGTGATACTGCCAAACAATTGTCAGAGCGTTTTGGAAAAATTATGCAGGACAGGGAAAGCCTTTCCATCAATAGCGGGGATACTTCAATAAGCAGGTCCAAACAATTGGAATCGGCAGTTCCTCCATCCAAAATTTCCGGACTTAGTTCTGGTGAATTCGTGGGTATGGTAGCGGATGACCCTGATTGTAAAATAGAACTTAAAACCTTTCATTGTGAAATAATAAATGACCATGAAGCATTAAAAAAAGAACAGGATGGGTATGTCGATATTCCCATTATTCGCAAAGTTGATAATGCA
- a CDS encoding RagB/SusD family nutrient uptake outer membrane protein translates to MKTFYHTATQMLWLGILSFFMNSCDSFVEVDLPKSQLTTVTVFEDYATADAALTNIYSKIRDTGLLTGNNRGLSNQLGNYTDEIIPYGTPSNPSLNFYNNSLLAENADVAQYWNDSYNQIYAANSIIEGTEASTKLSDQNKKQLKGEALFIRALLHFYLVNLFGDVPYITSTDYKKNSIVSRIPATQVYQNIITDIESAIALLQNNYSEMGRIRADKYVARAFLARVYLYSKSYAEAANEASALLNRTDLFALESIDEAFLVNSKETIWQLQSAEAGQNTQEASTFIFLSGPPALVALNNNLVNSFSAADLRHSNWIKEVSDGSSTWYHAYKYKEQNFTSISKEYSIVFRLAEQYLIRAEARAEQGDLIGAKEDLNKIRYRAGLDDTSAITKEEILDAILNERRWEFFTEYGHRFFDLKRFNQIDVVLSGSKPGWNAHDSLFPLPQSELSANPNLRPQNGGY, encoded by the coding sequence ATGAAAACATTTTATCATACAGCAACGCAAATGTTGTGGCTAGGCATATTGTCCTTTTTTATGAATTCCTGTGATTCTTTTGTAGAGGTAGATCTTCCTAAATCACAACTTACCACTGTAACGGTATTTGAGGATTATGCCACTGCAGATGCCGCTCTTACCAATATCTACTCAAAAATCAGGGATACGGGTCTGCTCACAGGCAATAACAGAGGACTATCGAATCAGCTTGGAAACTATACCGATGAGATAATTCCTTACGGTACGCCTTCAAATCCAAGTTTGAACTTTTATAACAATAGTCTTTTAGCTGAGAATGCTGATGTTGCGCAGTACTGGAACGACTCTTACAATCAGATTTATGCTGCCAATTCTATCATAGAAGGCACAGAAGCGAGTACTAAGCTTTCAGACCAAAATAAAAAACAACTTAAAGGTGAGGCTCTTTTTATTCGTGCATTACTGCACTTTTATCTGGTCAATCTTTTTGGCGACGTTCCCTACATCACAAGTACCGATTATAAAAAAAATAGTATCGTTAGCAGAATTCCTGCCACTCAGGTATATCAGAATATTATAACTGATATAGAAAGCGCTATTGCATTATTGCAAAATAATTACAGCGAGATGGGACGAATCCGTGCTGACAAATATGTTGCCCGTGCCTTTTTAGCCAGAGTTTATCTGTATTCCAAATCTTATGCTGAGGCGGCCAATGAAGCTTCGGCACTTCTTAACCGGACCGATTTGTTTGCTTTGGAAAGTATAGATGAGGCCTTTTTAGTGAATTCAAAAGAGACAATTTGGCAATTGCAGTCCGCAGAAGCCGGGCAAAATACACAGGAAGCATCAACTTTTATATTCCTCTCTGGCCCGCCTGCACTAGTAGCCTTAAATAATAATCTTGTAAATTCTTTTTCAGCAGCTGATCTTAGACATTCCAATTGGATTAAAGAAGTCAGTGATGGTTCCTCAACATGGTACCATGCCTACAAATACAAAGAGCAAAACTTTACTTCGATCTCTAAAGAATATTCGATTGTCTTTAGACTTGCCGAACAGTATCTCATCAGAGCAGAAGCGAGAGCTGAGCAAGGTGATCTTATTGGTGCCAAGGAAGATCTAAACAAAATCAGGTATCGAGCTGGTCTTGATGATACTTCGGCAATCACTAAAGAAGAAATTCTGGATGCTATCTTAAATGAAAGACGATGGGAGTTCTTTACCGAGTATGGACATCGTTTTTTTGATCTAAAGCGCTTCAATCAAATAGATGTGGTGCTTTCAGGCAGTAAGCCGGGATGGAATGCGCATGATAGTTTATTCCCTCTGCCTCAGAGTGAACTAAGTGCTAACCCTAATCTACGACCTCAAAACGGGGGATATTAA
- a CDS encoding S9 family peptidase: protein MLHFSTKKYSSTVNGNLLLNVRLPIFLVLFFILPLVTCLLWGQVVQKKELTTADYHLWGALSLEKISPDQNWASYTMTYENTIDTLFVRNTANLKTFSFVRVQHSLFTINNTFIYLNDQGLQIVELNTGKRRSLKSADHFDYSATADLLIVTTNLPEDRKKLTIQNPNGKVLREIDCVTGSSLSPDQKHLIYGTFINGKHSVILLNLKKAEREKLILTNHEDKSFGFTWHKDGNAVAFATQSDLITGTFLFYYTLENETLYKFDPALQVNLPKNTFIPADFTFKMTVSDDMQKVFFTTKINSPLPENKNTTAVEIWNANDKSLYAEREKEGTLSTIPRVALWLPFSNIANPLTTNELPKLMLSGDQQYALLFNPKDYEPQFIIKPGPSDIYILNLKTLEKKLFLKKHSAHFLELIPSPKGSYISYFKDGNWWVYNIAADIHQNITAGIKSKFTAEDLQYSISAKNSNAGWSMDDKEILLYDEFDLWAIKPDGTSFRRLTQGRELKIRYRLVNSPDRQPYLFVYDALKVDNIDIEKELFLHGQGDDGKTGYFKWNKKSREKSIIYGDRHIDQLTYNSKKQNLFYREQKFDLSPQLIIKKKNLNPVSFFQSNPQQKKYYWGTSELIEYENSKGVKMKGVLRYPAHYDPQKKYPMIVHVYQRQYDQHHKYINPTSQMEDEDNDTVWTTQGYFVLLPDIIVEHDTLGYSALDCVLAAVKKVLAKEIIKPDKIGLMGHSFGAYETSFIITQTNLFASAIASAGSTDLNSFYFTLAKNFSYPNMYRFASGQWKISQSPFEDPETYRRNSPITYANKVNTPLLLWSGKEDYNVDPSQTMEFYFALRSLGKKCIMLLYPDEGHGISKPANQKDMTSRIQQWFAYYLKDDLSAQWITEGVK from the coding sequence ATGCTACATTTCAGCACCAAAAAATATTCCAGTACTGTGAACGGTAATTTATTACTAAATGTCCGTTTACCTATTTTTTTAGTTTTATTTTTTATTTTGCCATTAGTAACCTGTCTCCTGTGGGGGCAGGTGGTGCAAAAAAAAGAGCTCACTACTGCTGACTATCACCTTTGGGGTGCTCTGAGTCTGGAGAAAATATCTCCTGATCAGAATTGGGCCAGCTATACCATGACTTACGAGAATACTATTGACACGTTATTTGTTCGTAATACAGCAAACCTTAAAACATTTTCGTTTGTGAGAGTTCAGCATTCTTTATTTACTATAAACAATACTTTCATATACCTGAATGATCAGGGACTGCAAATTGTAGAATTAAATACAGGCAAGCGCCGAAGTTTAAAATCAGCTGATCATTTCGATTATTCAGCAACCGCCGATCTTCTGATAGTGACAACCAATCTGCCAGAAGACAGAAAGAAACTAACCATTCAAAATCCAAATGGTAAAGTACTCAGAGAAATAGATTGCGTTACAGGTTCTTCTTTAAGTCCTGACCAAAAGCATCTGATTTACGGAACATTTATAAATGGCAAACATTCCGTTATCTTACTTAATCTAAAAAAAGCGGAACGAGAAAAGTTGATTCTGACCAATCACGAAGATAAAAGTTTTGGCTTTACATGGCATAAAGATGGAAATGCAGTGGCTTTTGCAACACAGTCAGATTTGATCACTGGAACATTCTTGTTTTATTATACACTCGAAAATGAAACGTTATATAAGTTTGATCCGGCGCTGCAAGTAAACTTGCCAAAGAATACCTTTATACCTGCAGACTTTACTTTTAAAATGACAGTCTCTGATGATATGCAGAAAGTGTTTTTTACGACAAAAATAAATAGTCCATTACCGGAGAACAAAAACACCACAGCTGTTGAAATATGGAACGCAAATGACAAATCGTTGTATGCTGAAAGGGAAAAAGAAGGTACTCTCTCAACAATTCCAAGGGTTGCACTTTGGCTTCCTTTTTCCAATATTGCCAATCCATTAACAACAAATGAATTGCCTAAGCTCATGCTTTCAGGTGATCAGCAATATGCCTTATTATTTAATCCAAAGGATTATGAGCCTCAGTTTATAATAAAACCCGGTCCAAGTGACATTTATATTCTGAATCTGAAAACACTTGAAAAAAAGCTGTTTTTGAAAAAACATTCTGCTCATTTTTTAGAACTAATACCATCTCCTAAAGGAAGCTATATTTCTTATTTTAAAGACGGCAACTGGTGGGTATATAACATTGCAGCTGATATACATCAAAATATTACAGCGGGAATAAAATCTAAATTTACAGCAGAAGATTTACAGTATTCCATCTCCGCCAAAAACTCAAATGCAGGATGGAGTATGGATGATAAAGAAATTCTGCTATATGACGAGTTCGACCTGTGGGCTATTAAACCCGACGGAACTTCTTTTAGGAGGTTAACACAGGGACGCGAATTAAAAATAAGATACAGACTGGTTAACAGCCCCGACAGGCAACCTTATCTTTTTGTTTATGATGCGCTAAAAGTAGACAACATTGATATTGAAAAAGAATTATTTCTTCACGGTCAGGGAGACGATGGAAAAACGGGTTATTTTAAGTGGAATAAGAAGTCACGTGAAAAGTCAATTATCTATGGTGATCGACATATTGACCAATTAACCTATAATTCTAAAAAACAAAATTTGTTTTACAGGGAACAAAAATTTGACCTTTCTCCACAGCTGATAATTAAAAAGAAAAATTTGAATCCAGTCTCTTTTTTTCAAAGTAATCCACAGCAGAAAAAATACTATTGGGGTACATCAGAACTCATCGAATATGAAAATTCTAAAGGCGTAAAAATGAAAGGGGTACTACGTTACCCTGCGCATTATGATCCTCAAAAAAAATATCCGATGATAGTGCATGTATACCAGAGGCAATATGATCAGCATCACAAATATATAAATCCTACATCACAGATGGAGGATGAAGATAATGATACTGTATGGACCACGCAGGGTTATTTTGTTCTTCTTCCGGATATCATTGTGGAGCATGATACTCTGGGTTATTCAGCCTTGGATTGCGTTTTGGCAGCAGTCAAAAAAGTCCTCGCTAAAGAAATTATAAAACCAGATAAAATCGGACTTATGGGACATTCTTTCGGAGCGTACGAGACTTCGTTTATAATTACGCAAACAAATCTTTTTGCCTCAGCTATCGCAAGTGCCGGTAGTACCGATCTAAATAGTTTTTATTTTACCCTTGCCAAAAACTTCTCTTATCCTAATATGTATCGCTTTGCCAGTGGACAATGGAAAATAAGTCAGAGTCCGTTTGAAGACCCTGAAACCTATCGACGTAATTCCCCCATTACGTATGCCAATAAAGTGAATACACCACTCTTGTTATGGTCGGGAAAAGAAGATTATAATGTTGATCCTTCTCAGACTATGGAATTTTATTTTGCACTTCGTTCTTTGGGTAAAAAATGCATCATGCTTTTATATCCGGACGAAGGACATGGCATTTCAAAACCAGCCAATCAAAAAGATATGACCAGCCGGATTCAACAGTGGTTTGCCTACTATCTGAAAGATGATTTGTCGGCACAATGGATAACCGAAGGCGTGAAATAA
- a CDS encoding plasmid mobilization protein, with product MMKRENSNRTRIVGLRFTPEEYSKIEKKWKASTCRKLSDYIRRHLFEKSITTIYRNQSLDDMTHEMMQLFKHLNGIGNNFNQAVKKLHTLNQIPEFKVWIISAELDKKILFDKMDEIKNYIRKISEKWLRS from the coding sequence ATGATGAAAAGAGAAAATTCAAACAGAACACGTATAGTTGGGTTACGCTTTACTCCCGAAGAGTATTCGAAAATTGAGAAAAAATGGAAAGCTAGTACTTGCCGCAAGCTGAGTGATTATATTCGCAGACACCTATTTGAGAAATCTATAACCACCATTTACAGGAATCAGTCTTTGGATGATATGACCCATGAAATGATGCAGTTATTCAAGCACTTAAATGGCATTGGAAACAACTTCAATCAGGCAGTAAAAAAACTACATACACTAAATCAAATTCCCGAATTTAAAGTATGGATTATAAGCGCTGAACTGGATAAAAAAATCCTTTTTGACAAGATGGATGAAATCAAAAATTACATCCGGAAAATCTCCGAAAAATGGTTGCGATCATAA
- a CDS encoding DUF6520 family protein — protein sequence MKTFFKNVMPAAVIALGITGAFATMSMQSTEKNLAPKIGYTLNAQGACNIPVNCDTSGSQTCRLNGATGPQAFGKNAQGNCNEVLFRPAN from the coding sequence ATGAAAACTTTTTTTAAAAATGTAATGCCAGCAGCAGTTATTGCGCTGGGAATTACCGGAGCATTTGCCACTATGTCCATGCAAAGTACTGAAAAAAACCTTGCACCAAAAATTGGATATACTCTCAATGCTCAAGGCGCTTGTAACATTCCGGTAAATTGTGATACCAGTGGATCACAGACCTGTCGTCTTAATGGGGCAACAGGACCTCAGGCATTTGGTAAAAATGCCCAAGGGAACTGTAATGAAGTATTGTTTCGACCAGCAAACTAA
- a CDS encoding relaxase/mobilization nuclease domain-containing protein yields MVAIIKTGYAIHKVFYYNENKVKENEAECIGAGNYPIDADKMGLTVKLNRFLKQLELNENVKRNSVHISINFDPSENHSKEKLMAIADTYMEKIGFGQQPYLVYQHHDSGHPHIHLVTINVQRDGTRIDMQNIGKNRSEPARKEIEERFGLVKAQGNKNSPDFTLKPIISQKIQYGRSESKKAITNVLGQVLSLYKYASFPELNAVLKQYNVLADRGNEDSKMFKAKGLMYRILDENGKPIGVPIKASLFHNKPTLKFLEEKFAFNKTNDVSDIRRVKNAIDMAFLRTEISLNQLVLLLEKEGINTVFRKNTEGLIYGITYVDHTTKCVFNGSTLGKQYSAKAIQERCASINPAEQKMTISVIEKSYEITFEASKSEIIAALFGDDFRDNKYIGSSTVMGQLAEMLTQSEQTAVYLPYELRNKKKKRKGQSNNR; encoded by the coding sequence ATGGTTGCGATCATAAAAACAGGATACGCTATCCATAAGGTTTTCTATTACAATGAAAACAAAGTAAAAGAAAATGAGGCAGAGTGTATAGGTGCCGGAAATTATCCGATTGATGCCGATAAAATGGGACTCACAGTAAAACTGAATCGTTTTTTAAAACAGCTGGAACTAAATGAAAATGTAAAGCGAAACAGTGTACATATTTCGATCAATTTTGATCCTTCAGAAAATCATTCCAAGGAAAAGTTAATGGCTATCGCGGATACTTATATGGAAAAAATCGGATTTGGCCAGCAGCCCTATCTGGTATATCAGCATCATGATTCCGGACATCCGCACATCCATCTGGTCACCATAAATGTTCAAAGGGATGGTACACGAATTGACATGCAAAATATTGGCAAAAACCGATCTGAACCGGCAAGAAAAGAAATAGAAGAACGCTTTGGGCTTGTCAAGGCGCAGGGGAATAAAAACAGTCCTGATTTTACGCTTAAGCCAATCATCTCACAAAAGATTCAATACGGGCGAAGCGAATCGAAAAAGGCTATTACAAATGTACTGGGTCAGGTTCTTTCATTGTATAAATACGCCAGCTTTCCAGAACTCAATGCTGTGCTTAAACAATACAATGTTTTAGCAGACCGAGGCAATGAAGATTCAAAAATGTTTAAAGCAAAAGGATTGATGTATAGAATACTTGATGAAAATGGAAAACCTATTGGTGTACCCATAAAAGCCAGTCTATTTCACAACAAGCCAACACTGAAATTTTTAGAAGAAAAATTTGCGTTTAATAAAACAAATGATGTCTCCGATATAAGAAGGGTAAAAAATGCCATTGATATGGCATTTTTAAGAACTGAAATATCACTCAATCAACTAGTTCTACTACTTGAAAAAGAGGGAATCAATACTGTTTTTAGAAAAAACACAGAAGGATTAATTTATGGAATTACCTACGTTGACCATACCACAAAATGTGTTTTTAATGGCAGTACACTGGGCAAACAATACAGTGCTAAAGCAATACAGGAACGCTGTGCATCCATTAATCCGGCAGAACAGAAAATGACAATTTCAGTTATTGAAAAATCATATGAAATCACATTTGAAGCATCAAAATCGGAAATCATTGCAGCACTATTTGGTGATGACTTCAGGGATAACAAATACATAGGATCCAGCACTGTAATGGGGCAGTTAGCAGAGATGCTCACACAGTCTGAACAAACAGCTGTTTACCTTCCATACGAACTCAGAAACAAAAAGAAAAAAAGAAAAGGACAGTCTAATAATCGATAA